One part of the Dermacentor silvarum isolate Dsil-2018 chromosome 6, BIME_Dsil_1.4, whole genome shotgun sequence genome encodes these proteins:
- the LOC125946148 gene encoding uncharacterized protein LOC125946148: MAWTYPARRNIIIALLLQRLRRKRRRSLYIREIFDKRPWYGEYHHLVQELRHNDPEYHFKYFRMTKASFDKLLGLVYERILHPPTHRRPISPAERLAVTLRFLATGGSMQDIAISYRIHASTVAGILKETLPAIWDCLKPVVLGCPSEREWEKIREDYEDKWNFPNTIGSIDGKHFVIKCPDNSGSDCFNYKGYHSLLMLAVVDANYRFIMVDIGAQGRLSDGSFFGKSDLKRAIEERTLGLPSGVSRWPCTTIKPAAYLSCHGDEG; the protein is encoded by the exons ATGGCGTGGACATACCCAGCGCGAAGAAATATAATCATCGCCTTGCTGTTGCAGCGCTTGCGCCGCAAGAGGAGGCGGTCACTGTACATAAGAGAAATATTTGACAAACGTCCGTGGTACGGCGAGTACCATCACCTCGTCCAGGAGCTTCGACACAATGATCCGGAATACCATTTCAAGTATTTCAG GATGACGAAGGCTTCATTCGATAAGCTATTGGGCCTCGTCTACGAGAGAATCCTGCATCCACCAACGCATAGGAGGCCCATCTCTCCAGCAGAAAGACTTGCAGTCACACTGAG ATTCCTGGCTACTGGAGGATCGATGCAAGACATCGCAATCAGCTATAGAATTCATGCTTCCACCGTGGCAGGGATCCTAAAGGAGACTCTTCCAGCAATCTGGGATTGCCTGAAGCCTGTTGTGCTGGGGTGCCCAAGTGAGAGAGAGTGGGAAAAAATAAGAGAAGATTATGAAGACAAGTGGAATTTCCCAAATACGATAGGAAGTATTGACGGCAAACACTTCGTTATCAAATGCCCAGACAACAGTGGGTCAGACTGTTTCAATTATAAGGGGTACCACTCATTACTAATGCTTGCTGTTGTAGATGCGAATTATCGCTTTATTATGGTCGACATAGGAGCCCAAGGTCGGCTTTCAGACGGCTCGTTCTTCGGAAAGAGCGACCTCAAGAGAGCCATAGAAGAGAGAACCCTGGGACTCCCTTCAGGAGTTTCTAGGTGGCCG TGCACCACCATCAAACCAGCGGCCTACCTCAGCTGCCATGGCGATGAGGGATGA